The following coding sequences are from one Arthrobacter crystallopoietes window:
- a CDS encoding ABC transporter substrate-binding protein, whose translation MKRSTYTTLGASLFASALLMTACGNGGGEAGSGESGPAGEMVEIGITQIVSHPSLDASREGFKKALAENGYTEGENVTYDEQNAQGDQATATSIAGKFATDQKDLVLAIATPTAQAAAQAIQDIPILITAVTDPVEAGLVESLEAPGGNITGTSDLNPVKEQLGLLKELVPDAKSVGIVYSSGEVNSQVQVDLAKKVAAEMGLEIKEATVSNSSEVQQAAQSLDVDAFYVPTDNNVVSALKSLIGVAESKKIPVIASDAASVEGGAVATEGINYEDLGYQTGIMAIEVLEGADPATMPIQTASELEVVVNPAAAERMGIEIPASLLESADRVIE comes from the coding sequence ATGAAACGGTCAACATACACAACCCTGGGCGCCTCGCTGTTCGCCTCGGCGCTGCTGATGACGGCGTGCGGCAACGGCGGTGGCGAGGCCGGCTCCGGCGAGAGCGGGCCGGCCGGCGAAATGGTCGAAATCGGCATCACGCAGATTGTTTCCCACCCCTCGCTGGATGCTTCGCGGGAGGGCTTCAAGAAGGCCCTGGCCGAGAACGGCTACACCGAGGGTGAAAACGTCACCTACGACGAGCAGAACGCCCAGGGCGACCAGGCTACCGCTACCTCGATTGCCGGCAAGTTCGCCACGGACCAGAAGGATCTTGTCCTCGCGATCGCCACTCCGACTGCCCAGGCGGCCGCGCAGGCCATCCAGGACATCCCCATCCTGATCACTGCCGTCACCGATCCCGTGGAGGCCGGCCTGGTCGAATCGCTGGAAGCCCCCGGCGGCAACATCACCGGGACGAGCGACCTCAATCCCGTCAAGGAACAGCTGGGACTGCTGAAGGAACTAGTTCCGGACGCGAAGAGCGTGGGCATCGTCTACAGCTCCGGCGAGGTGAACTCACAGGTCCAGGTCGACCTGGCGAAGAAGGTCGCTGCCGAGATGGGCCTGGAAATCAAGGAAGCCACCGTCAGCAACTCCAGCGAGGTCCAGCAGGCGGCGCAGTCCCTGGATGTCGACGCGTTCTATGTGCCGACAGACAACAACGTTGTCTCTGCTCTGAAGTCGCTCATCGGCGTTGCGGAATCGAAAAAGATTCCGGTAATCGCCTCGGATGCGGCCAGCGTTGAAGGCGGTGCCGTAGCTACCGAGGGCATCAACTACGAGGACCTGGGCTACCAGACGGGCATTATGGCCATCGAGGTCCTGGAAGGCGCTGACCCTGCGACAATGCCGATCCAGACGGCCTCCGAACTGGAAGTTGTTGTCAACCCCGCAGCCGCTGAGCGCATGGGCATCGAGATTCCAGCTTCCCTGCTGGAATCCGCCGACCGCGTCATCGAGTAG
- the hrpA gene encoding ATP-dependent RNA helicase HrpA produces the protein MTLKITYPETLPVSERRDDIMAAIAANQVTIIAGETGSGKTTQIPKICLELGLGDKGLIGHTQPRRLAARTVAERIAEELDVKLGEEVGFQVRFTGQVGRSTRIKLMTDGILLAEIQHDKLLKKYSTIIIDEAHERSLNIDFILGYLKRILPQRPDLKVIITSATIDPERFAKHFGDDEPAPIIEVSGRTYPVEIRYRPLNMPAGTIDSDDELEEDRDPLDAVCDAVDELAGEVHGDILVFFSGEREIRDAADALRARVQTNRRLAGTEILPLYARLSLAEQHRVFSPGAGGRRRIVLATNVAETSLTVPGIKYVIDTGTARISRYSHRTKVQRLPIERISQASANQRSGRCGRVSDGIAIRLYSEEDFEARREFTDPEILRTNLAAVILQMTAMGVARSPKDIENFPFVEPPETRAINDGVNLLRELGALAEPGKPADAAREPQASGRGGGRGLRREPGLTAVGHQLAQLPVDPRLGRMIVEAGKRGCVREVMILAAALTIQDPRERPSADSGSKQQQAAELHKRFVDENSDFTGILNLWRYVQDKQKELSSTQFRKLCRTEFINYLRIREWQDLFAQLRQLAKPLGITLSSGSDVDPVGKHDDIHKSLLAGLLSHIGAYEERKREYAGARGTRFAIFPGSALFKKSPDWVMAAELVETSRLWARVAARFDPLWAEEIAPQLLKRTYSEPHWSRRLGSVMAYEKVTLYGVPIIPQRRIQYGRIDRELSRDLFIRHALVEGDWRTHHKFFHRNRALLAEVEELETRTRRRGLRVDDETLFEFYDQRIGENVVSERHFDKWWKAAREENPALLDFDPDALLTEEAEELDADAFPKIWRQGSFELPLSYEFSPVAPGGTPNPSDGVTAEVPVLFLNQLDPAPFRWQIPGLRADLVTALIKSLPKQVRKNFVPAPDVARTAAAVLAEEFVPEEDELEPSLELVLRRLKGHIIPPGSWNWEAVPPHLRVSFRVVDARGKVLGEDKDLARLQEELAPQTRRAIADSLGATPKTAKPAKQAKASSTPAAPAPSDIQELTGLTEWTGATLEREVKRLIAGHTVTGYPAFVDEGQTVARRIYPTAAEQESAMRSGVIRLLALRVPSPQRYVLDHLNNTEKLTFSQNPHGSVASLIDDCTLAAIDKLVPQELPWSREEFDRLYEVVRAELIDTVFSVTAVVEKILSSNRRIQKSLKASTSLALISALNDIKSQLEQLVYPGFVARTGYAQLSHLPRYLAAIERRLEKLPTNVARDGQQMAAVQKLEDEYDDAVAALRPGSRHPGALRKVRWMLEELRVSFFAQELGTAYSISEKRVRAALNEALSK, from the coding sequence ATGACACTGAAAATCACTTATCCCGAGACGTTGCCGGTTTCGGAACGGCGGGATGACATCATGGCGGCCATTGCCGCCAACCAGGTCACCATCATTGCCGGCGAAACCGGTTCGGGGAAGACCACCCAGATCCCCAAAATATGCCTTGAACTTGGACTCGGGGACAAGGGCCTGATCGGCCACACCCAGCCCCGCCGGCTCGCCGCGCGCACCGTTGCCGAGCGGATCGCGGAGGAACTCGACGTCAAGCTGGGCGAGGAAGTCGGCTTCCAGGTCCGTTTCACCGGTCAAGTTGGCCGCAGCACCCGGATCAAACTAATGACGGACGGCATTCTGCTCGCCGAAATCCAGCATGACAAGTTGCTGAAGAAGTACAGCACCATCATCATCGACGAGGCGCACGAGCGAAGCCTCAACATCGATTTCATTCTGGGTTACCTCAAGCGCATTCTGCCGCAGCGCCCCGATCTGAAAGTCATCATCACCTCCGCCACCATTGATCCGGAGCGCTTCGCCAAGCATTTCGGTGACGATGAGCCCGCTCCGATCATCGAAGTCTCGGGCCGCACCTACCCCGTGGAAATCAGGTACCGTCCGCTCAACATGCCGGCCGGCACCATCGACTCGGACGACGAGCTCGAAGAGGACCGCGATCCCCTGGACGCGGTCTGCGACGCAGTGGACGAACTGGCCGGCGAAGTCCACGGGGACATCCTCGTCTTCTTCTCCGGGGAGCGGGAGATCCGCGACGCCGCGGACGCGCTGCGGGCGCGGGTGCAGACCAACCGCCGGTTGGCGGGAACCGAGATCCTGCCGCTCTATGCCCGGCTCTCCCTGGCCGAACAGCACAGGGTCTTTTCGCCCGGTGCCGGCGGCCGGCGCCGGATCGTCCTGGCCACCAACGTGGCGGAAACTTCCCTGACCGTGCCGGGCATCAAATACGTCATCGATACGGGCACGGCCCGCATCTCAAGGTATTCGCACCGGACCAAGGTCCAGCGTTTGCCCATCGAACGGATCTCCCAGGCCTCCGCCAACCAGCGCTCCGGCCGCTGCGGCCGCGTCAGCGATGGCATCGCAATCAGGCTGTATTCGGAAGAGGATTTCGAAGCCCGGCGCGAGTTCACCGATCCGGAAATCCTGCGAACCAACTTGGCCGCCGTCATCCTCCAGATGACCGCCATGGGCGTGGCCCGCAGCCCGAAGGACATCGAGAATTTCCCGTTCGTCGAGCCGCCGGAGACCCGGGCGATTAACGACGGCGTCAACCTCCTGCGCGAGCTCGGCGCACTGGCCGAGCCGGGCAAGCCTGCCGACGCGGCGCGCGAGCCGCAAGCCTCCGGCCGCGGAGGTGGCCGCGGGCTGCGCCGCGAACCCGGCCTGACCGCCGTCGGGCATCAGCTGGCCCAGTTGCCGGTAGATCCCCGTCTGGGCCGCATGATTGTCGAAGCCGGCAAACGCGGGTGCGTCCGCGAGGTCATGATTCTCGCTGCGGCGCTGACCATCCAGGATCCGCGTGAACGGCCTTCTGCAGACAGCGGCAGCAAGCAGCAGCAGGCCGCCGAACTGCACAAGCGCTTCGTGGACGAGAACTCGGACTTCACCGGCATCCTGAACCTGTGGCGCTACGTGCAGGACAAGCAGAAGGAACTGTCTTCCACCCAGTTCCGCAAGTTGTGCCGCACCGAGTTCATCAACTATCTGCGGATCCGCGAATGGCAGGATCTGTTTGCGCAGCTGCGGCAACTCGCCAAGCCGCTGGGCATTACGCTCTCTTCCGGCAGCGACGTAGATCCTGTTGGCAAGCATGACGACATCCACAAGAGCCTGCTCGCCGGCCTGCTCAGCCACATCGGCGCCTACGAGGAGCGCAAACGCGAATACGCCGGTGCCCGGGGCACCCGCTTCGCAATCTTCCCCGGCTCGGCGCTGTTCAAGAAGTCACCCGATTGGGTCATGGCGGCCGAACTGGTGGAGACGTCGCGGCTGTGGGCCCGCGTAGCTGCCCGGTTCGATCCGTTGTGGGCCGAGGAAATCGCCCCGCAGCTGCTCAAACGGACCTATTCCGAACCGCACTGGTCCCGCCGCCTGGGTTCGGTCATGGCCTATGAGAAGGTCACGCTCTACGGCGTCCCGATCATCCCGCAGCGGCGCATCCAATACGGCAGGATCGACCGCGAGCTCAGCCGGGACCTCTTCATCCGCCATGCCCTGGTTGAAGGTGACTGGCGCACCCACCACAAGTTCTTCCACCGCAACCGCGCCCTGCTGGCCGAGGTCGAGGAGCTGGAGACACGCACGCGCCGACGCGGTCTCCGTGTGGATGATGAGACGCTTTTCGAGTTCTACGATCAGCGGATCGGCGAGAACGTGGTCTCCGAGCGCCACTTCGACAAATGGTGGAAGGCCGCACGCGAGGAAAATCCCGCGCTGCTCGACTTCGACCCCGATGCGCTCCTGACCGAAGAAGCCGAAGAGCTCGATGCCGACGCCTTCCCGAAAATCTGGCGGCAAGGCTCCTTCGAGCTGCCGCTGAGCTATGAATTTTCGCCGGTGGCGCCCGGCGGGACTCCCAACCCTTCAGACGGTGTCACGGCGGAAGTGCCGGTGCTGTTCCTGAACCAGCTCGATCCCGCGCCCTTCCGCTGGCAGATTCCCGGCCTGCGGGCTGACCTGGTGACCGCTTTGATCAAGTCCCTGCCTAAGCAGGTGCGCAAGAACTTTGTGCCCGCCCCCGATGTGGCGCGTACTGCTGCCGCGGTTCTTGCAGAGGAGTTTGTTCCGGAAGAAGACGAGCTGGAACCTTCGCTGGAACTGGTGCTCCGCCGGCTCAAGGGCCACATCATCCCGCCCGGTTCCTGGAACTGGGAAGCAGTGCCGCCGCACCTGCGGGTCAGTTTCCGGGTGGTGGACGCACGCGGAAAAGTCCTGGGCGAAGACAAAGACCTGGCCCGGCTGCAGGAAGAGCTGGCGCCGCAGACCCGCCGCGCCATCGCCGATTCACTCGGTGCCACACCCAAGACGGCCAAGCCCGCGAAGCAGGCCAAGGCGTCTTCGACGCCGGCTGCTCCGGCGCCGAGCGATATCCAGGAACTGACAGGGCTGACCGAGTGGACGGGCGCCACGCTTGAACGCGAGGTCAAGCGGTTGATAGCGGGCCACACGGTCACGGGCTATCCGGCCTTCGTGGATGAAGGCCAGACTGTCGCGCGGCGGATCTATCCCACTGCCGCGGAGCAGGAGTCCGCCATGCGCTCCGGCGTCATCCGGCTGCTGGCGCTTCGTGTGCCGTCCCCGCAGCGCTACGTGCTGGACCATTTGAACAACACCGAGAAACTCACCTTTAGCCAGAACCCGCATGGTTCTGTCGCCTCGTTGATCGATGACTGTACGCTGGCGGCCATCGATAAGCTGGTGCCGCAGGAGCTGCCGTGGTCCAGGGAAGAGTTCGACCGCCTGTATGAGGTGGTCCGTGCGGAACTGATCGACACCGTCTTCTCCGTGACCGCCGTCGTCGAAAAAATCCTCTCCAGCAACCGGCGCATCCAGAAATCGCTCAAGGCCAGCACGAGCCTGGCCCTGATCAGTGCCCTGAACGACATCAAGAGCCAGCTCGAGCAGCTGGTCTACCCCGGTTTCGTCGCCCGTACGGGCTATGCCCAGCTGAGCCATCTCCCCCGCTATCTGGCGGCGATCGAGCGCAGGCTGGAGAAGCTGCCAACCAACGTGGCGCGGGACGGCCAGCAGATGGCCGCCGTGCAAAAGCTTGAAGACGAGTACGACGACGCCGTCGCGGCTTTGCGTCCCGGCTCCCGGCACCCCGGAGCGCTGCGCAAGGTGCGGTGGATGCTCGAGGAACTGAGGGTCAGCTTCTTCGCCCAGGAACTGGGAACGGCCTATTCCATTTCAGAGAAGCGCGTGCGTGCTGCCTTGAACGAGGCGCTCAGCAAGTGA
- a CDS encoding HIT family protein, giving the protein MSTLFTKIINGEIPGKFVWKDDDVVAFLSIGPLADGHTLVVPRAEVDRWTDAPAELWQKVTAVAQTIGKVQVEVFGAPRAGMIIAGFEVDHLHLHVWPASSEAEFDFKRAEQNPDPDRMENNARQLRAGLRDAGYGEFVPAD; this is encoded by the coding sequence ATGAGCACGCTGTTCACGAAAATCATCAACGGTGAGATCCCCGGAAAATTCGTATGGAAGGACGACGACGTCGTTGCTTTCCTCAGCATTGGGCCCTTGGCTGACGGCCACACGCTGGTGGTTCCGCGTGCGGAGGTGGACCGCTGGACGGACGCGCCGGCGGAGCTTTGGCAGAAAGTCACGGCCGTTGCCCAGACCATCGGCAAGGTGCAGGTTGAGGTGTTCGGGGCGCCGCGGGCGGGCATGATTATCGCCGGTTTCGAAGTGGACCACCTCCACCTTCACGTGTGGCCGGCCAGCTCGGAAGCCGAGTTCGATTTCAAGCGGGCAGAGCAGAACCCGGATCCCGATCGGATGGAGAACAATGCCCGGCAACTGCGCGCGGGCCTGCGTGACGCCGGCTACGGCGAATTCGTCCCGGCGGATTAG
- a CDS encoding NAD(P)-dependent alcohol dehydrogenase encodes MSLGRPKPPPLGQPLPAPNPRRSMSTAQAYAATSPTSGLLPLQIERREPEPHDVEITIAFCGLCHSDVHAVRSEWRPSRYPLVPGHEIVGRVTGIGQDVTLHAIGDLVGVGCLVDSCRECISCEEGLEQYCENGSTGTYGVPDRRRGGEPTQGGYATSIVVDENYCLRVPESLDPAATAPLLCAGITVYSPMRYFGVETGDSVGVVGLGGLGHMAVKLAKAMGAEVTVFTTSEGKAEAARALGADRVVLSSDSVSMAQVRDSIDLIIDTVAAAHDLGPYLRTIRRDGALIQLGLPPGDMPPVPVGALIRKRIAYGGSMIGGIAETQEMLDFCAEHNITSDIEMVTADQLNDAYDRMVAGDVKYRFVLDIASVKEKA; translated from the coding sequence ATGAGTCTTGGCCGTCCCAAACCGCCGCCGTTGGGCCAGCCCCTGCCAGCGCCGAATCCGAGGAGATCCATGAGCACCGCGCAGGCCTATGCCGCGACATCGCCGACGTCGGGGCTTCTTCCCCTGCAGATCGAGCGGCGTGAGCCGGAACCTCACGATGTGGAGATCACGATTGCCTTCTGCGGGCTGTGCCATTCGGATGTGCATGCCGTGCGCAGCGAGTGGCGGCCGTCGCGGTATCCACTGGTGCCCGGCCACGAAATCGTCGGACGGGTGACGGGGATCGGGCAGGACGTGACGCTCCACGCCATCGGTGATCTGGTGGGTGTGGGCTGTTTGGTGGATTCCTGCCGCGAATGCATCAGCTGCGAAGAGGGCCTGGAGCAGTACTGCGAGAACGGTTCCACCGGCACTTACGGTGTGCCCGATCGGCGGCGCGGGGGCGAGCCGACGCAGGGCGGCTACGCCACCTCGATCGTAGTCGACGAAAATTACTGTCTGCGCGTTCCGGAGAGCCTCGACCCGGCGGCCACGGCCCCGCTGCTGTGTGCCGGCATCACCGTCTACTCACCCATGCGGTACTTCGGGGTGGAGACCGGGGACTCGGTGGGCGTCGTGGGTCTGGGCGGCCTCGGGCACATGGCCGTCAAGCTCGCCAAGGCGATGGGCGCCGAAGTCACGGTGTTCACTACGTCGGAAGGTAAGGCCGAGGCAGCCCGCGCACTGGGGGCAGACCGCGTAGTCCTCTCCTCGGACAGCGTGTCGATGGCGCAGGTCCGGGACAGCATCGACTTGATCATCGACACCGTCGCCGCCGCCCACGACCTCGGCCCCTATCTGAGGACCATCCGCAGGGATGGCGCCCTGATCCAGCTGGGGTTGCCTCCGGGGGACATGCCGCCGGTTCCGGTCGGCGCGCTCATCCGCAAGCGCATCGCCTACGGCGGCTCCATGATCGGCGGGATCGCCGAGACCCAGGAGATGCTGGATTTCTGCGCCGAACACAACATCACTTCCGACATCGAAATGGTCACCGCAGACCAGCTCAATGACGCGTACGACCGCATGGTGGCCGGTGACGTGAAGTACCGGTTTGTCCTGGATATAGCATCTGTGAAGGAGAAAGCATGA
- a CDS encoding sulfurtransferase — MRTLMDVRTLQDRMTSGRRTVVLDVRWALGDPHGREHYLGEHIPGAVYADLETQLAAPPSPQAGRHPLPDAAAFEEAAREWGINNGDTVVAYDNVGGLSAARLWWLLKDGGFEDVFLLDGGLAAWQAAGFETDRGDELPSLGCVTLAPGHMPVLKLDEVTGFTSYGLLLDARAPERYRGESEPVDPKAGHIPGAVNAPAGANLDAAGRFLPPEQLAARFRELGVLPGRAIGVYCGSGVTAAHEVAALAHAGLEAALFPGSWSQWSRRSELPVAVGSEPGGHAVDTVSDPDTAPRSQLAG, encoded by the coding sequence ATGAGGACTCTGATGGACGTACGGACCCTGCAGGACCGGATGACCTCCGGCCGCCGCACGGTTGTACTCGATGTCCGCTGGGCGCTGGGCGACCCCCACGGCCGCGAACACTATCTAGGCGAGCATATTCCCGGCGCTGTCTATGCCGATCTGGAAACGCAGTTGGCCGCGCCGCCATCCCCGCAAGCCGGGCGCCATCCGCTGCCCGACGCAGCCGCTTTCGAGGAAGCAGCCAGGGAATGGGGAATCAACAACGGGGATACGGTGGTCGCCTATGACAATGTGGGTGGGCTTTCCGCCGCACGGCTCTGGTGGCTGCTCAAAGACGGCGGCTTCGAGGACGTGTTCCTGCTCGACGGCGGACTGGCAGCCTGGCAGGCTGCGGGCTTCGAAACCGATCGCGGCGACGAACTGCCGAGCCTCGGCTGCGTCACCCTGGCGCCCGGCCACATGCCCGTGCTGAAGCTCGACGAAGTCACCGGGTTTACCAGCTACGGGCTGCTGCTCGATGCCAGAGCACCGGAGCGGTACCGCGGCGAGAGCGAACCGGTTGACCCGAAGGCGGGTCACATTCCAGGCGCCGTCAACGCGCCGGCCGGGGCCAATCTGGATGCAGCGGGCAGGTTCCTGCCGCCGGAACAGCTGGCCGCCAGGTTCCGCGAGCTGGGTGTGCTGCCCGGCAGGGCAATTGGAGTGTACTGCGGATCAGGCGTGACGGCCGCCCATGAGGTTGCAGCATTGGCCCATGCCGGTCTCGAGGCAGCACTATTCCCCGGTTCCTGGTCACAGTGGTCGCGACGTTCGGAACTGCCCGTGGCAGTGGGGAGCGAGCCGGGCGGGCATGCCGTCGACACTGTTTCTGATCCAGACACAGCTCCTCGGTCGCAACTGGCAGGCTGA
- a CDS encoding MBL fold metallo-hydrolase: MLLTKYTHACVRLERDGHVLVLDPGNLSEVDQALDGAGTVLITHEHEDHVDRERLPAAILAAPDLQVYAPSGVAEELRALVPEAAARIHASDSGTRFSIPGFDIRTFGGQHALIHPNIPVVANIGYLINDEVYHPGDSFIVPHGLQVSTVLVPIHAPWSKVGEVIDFVTAVRAERAFPIHDGLLNSAGKGIVEKHVKSFGERYGTHYEHLEPGQSVTL, encoded by the coding sequence ATGCTGCTAACCAAGTACACCCACGCATGCGTCAGGCTTGAGCGCGACGGACACGTACTGGTCCTCGATCCCGGAAACCTTTCCGAGGTTGACCAGGCTCTGGACGGTGCCGGCACCGTCCTGATTACGCACGAACATGAAGACCATGTCGACCGGGAGCGGCTGCCTGCGGCCATCCTGGCCGCGCCGGATCTGCAGGTCTACGCCCCGTCCGGTGTGGCAGAGGAACTGCGTGCGCTGGTGCCCGAGGCTGCCGCGCGCATCCATGCGTCGGACTCCGGTACCCGGTTTTCGATCCCCGGCTTCGACATCCGCACCTTCGGCGGACAGCACGCCCTGATCCACCCGAACATTCCCGTGGTCGCCAACATCGGGTACCTGATTAATGACGAGGTGTACCACCCGGGGGATTCCTTTATCGTGCCCCATGGCCTGCAGGTTTCAACGGTACTGGTGCCGATCCATGCCCCCTGGTCCAAGGTCGGCGAGGTGATCGATTTTGTCACCGCTGTGCGGGCAGAACGAGCGTTCCCCATTCATGACGGCCTGTTGAACAGCGCGGGCAAGGGTATTGTCGAAAAACATGTGAAGTCCTTCGGCGAACGGTACGGCACACACTACGAACATCTGGAGCCGGGGCAAAGCGTCACATTGTAA
- a CDS encoding Fur family transcriptional regulator, with product MSTPSADSQAPRRGSEQRVTRQRLAVSGALDSLDDFVSTQELHRLLHGRGESVSLATTYRILQSMAEDGQVDVLRKDDGEAVYRRCAVEHHHHHLLCRDCGKAVEIEAPAVEQWAARVAAEHGYTQVAHTVEMYGLCPECSAKRQ from the coding sequence ATGTCGACCCCCTCTGCCGATTCCCAGGCACCCCGCCGCGGTTCCGAGCAACGAGTGACCCGGCAGCGGCTCGCCGTCAGTGGCGCACTGGACAGCCTCGACGATTTCGTCAGCACCCAGGAACTGCACCGGCTGCTGCATGGCCGCGGTGAATCGGTCTCACTGGCTACCACGTACCGGATTCTGCAATCCATGGCCGAGGACGGGCAGGTGGATGTGCTGCGCAAGGACGACGGCGAGGCCGTGTACCGGCGCTGCGCCGTTGAGCACCACCATCATCACCTGCTCTGCAGGGACTGCGGCAAGGCCGTGGAGATCGAGGCGCCGGCAGTGGAGCAGTGGGCCGCCCGTGTTGCCGCTGAACACGGCTACACGCAAGTCGCGCACACCGTGGAAATGTACGGGCTCTGCCCGGAATGCAGCGCTAAACGGCAGTAA
- a CDS encoding metal ABC transporter permease encodes MDLNEFMNAVFNFEDYSQLLPLVTNSLIAGAVLGLVGGLIGTFVMMRDLAFAVHGIAELSFAGAAFALLIGANVVFGSLLGSVVAAVILGVMGMRARDRNSIIGVIMPFGLGLGILFLSLYEGRSANKFGLLTGQIVSVDTVQLNVMLGCSLFVIVALLAIWRPLTFASADPDLAEARGVPVGKLAIAFMFLLGLAVALSIQIVGALLVLALVITPSAAALRVTASPRLVVGLSVIFALVSVVGGILLALGGRIPISPYVTTISFLIYLVCRLIGARRDKLGRTKRSASPDIAAVKVTAV; translated from the coding sequence ATGGACCTCAATGAGTTCATGAACGCGGTCTTCAACTTCGAAGACTACTCGCAACTGCTTCCGCTGGTAACCAACTCGCTCATCGCCGGAGCCGTTCTTGGCCTGGTCGGCGGGCTCATCGGAACCTTCGTCATGATGCGGGACCTGGCCTTTGCCGTCCACGGCATCGCGGAACTGTCTTTCGCCGGCGCAGCCTTCGCGCTGCTCATCGGCGCCAACGTGGTCTTCGGCTCGTTGCTGGGCTCCGTGGTTGCCGCCGTCATCCTCGGCGTCATGGGCATGCGGGCGCGGGACAGGAACTCCATCATTGGGGTCATCATGCCGTTCGGCCTGGGCCTGGGCATTCTCTTCCTGTCCCTGTACGAGGGCAGGTCCGCGAATAAGTTCGGCCTGCTCACCGGGCAGATCGTCTCGGTAGACACCGTTCAGCTGAATGTGATGCTGGGATGCTCGCTGTTCGTCATCGTGGCCCTGCTGGCGATCTGGCGGCCCCTGACGTTTGCCAGCGCGGATCCGGATCTTGCCGAAGCCCGGGGAGTGCCCGTGGGCAAGCTGGCCATCGCGTTTATGTTCCTGCTGGGCCTGGCGGTCGCCCTGTCCATCCAGATAGTGGGCGCGCTGTTGGTGCTGGCGTTGGTCATCACACCGTCGGCCGCGGCTCTTCGGGTCACCGCTTCGCCGCGGTTGGTGGTCGGCCTCAGCGTGATCTTTGCGTTGGTTTCCGTGGTGGGCGGCATTCTGCTGGCCTTGGGCGGGCGCATTCCGATCAGTCCCTACGTCACCACGATCTCGTTCCTGATCTACCTGGTCTGCCGTTTGATCGGTGCACGGCGCGACAAGCTGGGCAGGACTAAGCGGAGCGCTTCCCCGGACATCGCTGCGGTGAAAGTTACTGCCGTTTAG
- a CDS encoding metal ABC transporter ATP-binding protein: MTTPAVSLQGASLSFGNRVLWHDLDLEINPGEFFAVLGPNGSGKTSFLRVLLGLQPLTHGSARINGSSVARGSRDIGYIPQQKSFVPGTPLRARDLVGLGLDGHRWGVRLNGRRHRRRVDELLDLVGASSYAEAPVGLLSGGEQQRLRAAQALATDPKVLLCDEPLLSLDLHHQQAVSALINAQCHEQNSAVVFVTHEINPIIDYVDRVLYLAGGQFRVGAPEEVMTTEVLSDMYNSHVEVIHNEGRIIVVGLPDATTHHHGEED, translated from the coding sequence GTGACAACACCCGCCGTCAGCCTGCAGGGGGCCTCCCTTTCCTTTGGCAACCGTGTGCTGTGGCATGATCTGGACCTCGAGATCAACCCGGGCGAGTTCTTTGCGGTGCTCGGGCCGAACGGGTCCGGCAAGACGAGTTTCCTGCGGGTACTGCTCGGGCTCCAGCCGCTGACGCACGGAAGTGCGCGCATCAACGGCAGTTCGGTCGCGCGGGGGAGCCGCGATATCGGCTACATCCCGCAGCAGAAGTCGTTTGTCCCGGGAACGCCCCTGCGCGCGCGGGATCTTGTTGGTCTCGGTCTGGACGGTCACCGCTGGGGCGTCCGGCTCAATGGGCGCAGGCACCGTCGGCGCGTGGACGAACTGCTGGATTTGGTCGGTGCTTCGTCCTATGCTGAGGCTCCGGTCGGCTTGCTCTCCGGCGGCGAGCAACAGCGGCTGCGGGCCGCGCAGGCGCTGGCCACGGATCCCAAGGTGCTGCTGTGCGATGAGCCGTTGCTGTCGCTGGACCTGCACCATCAGCAGGCAGTCAGCGCGTTGATCAACGCGCAATGCCATGAGCAGAATAGCGCCGTGGTGTTCGTGACGCACGAGATCAACCCGATCATCGACTACGTGGACCGGGTGCTGTACTTGGCAGGCGGCCAGTTCCGGGTTGGGGCCCCTGAAGAGGTCATGACCACCGAAGTCCTGTCGGATATGTACAACAGCCACGTCGAAGTCATTCATAACGAGGGCCGCATCATCGTGGTCGGGCTGCCGGACGCCACCACCCATCACCACGGCGAGGAGGACTGA